The proteins below come from a single Arthrobacter crystallopoietes genomic window:
- a CDS encoding DUF5956 family protein — MSPTNWDEVPDGARSGEWAEVPETGWGMLAAWAAGTENVCKLPADDTGREVRVTIETGGVTETRMAPFTVQDRRTIDESVEDYLRDAGVPAPPPGFVWLMRLPPGISSEEALSHEINRGITAAAPGAVSPADIASIMVRIVDVLYGRD; from the coding sequence ATGAGTCCAACAAACTGGGACGAGGTTCCCGACGGCGCCCGCAGCGGCGAATGGGCGGAGGTACCCGAAACCGGCTGGGGCATGCTCGCCGCCTGGGCAGCCGGCACCGAAAACGTCTGTAAGCTGCCTGCCGATGACACCGGGCGGGAAGTACGGGTCACGATTGAAACCGGCGGCGTCACCGAAACCCGGATGGCACCGTTCACGGTGCAAGACAGGCGGACCATTGACGAGAGTGTGGAGGACTATCTCCGGGACGCCGGCGTACCAGCACCGCCTCCCGGCTTCGTGTGGCTGATGCGGCTGCCGCCCGGCATCTCCTCGGAAGAGGCCCTGTCACACGAGATCAACCGAGGCATCACGGCGGCCGCCCCTGGAGCCGTGAGCCCGGCCGACATCGCATCGATCATGGTGCGGATCGTCGATGTGCTCTATGGGAGGGACTGA
- the mfd gene encoding transcription-repair coupling factor: MSLNGLRTALAEDKSFERVRLYASRPAGERSEDLQIGAPPGLRAALLAEMVEGQESGVVLAVTATGRETEDLATALRCYLPAESIEEFPSWETLPHERLSPRSDTVGRRLSVLRRLKYDDAASPLRVVIAPVRAVLQPLVKGLGELKPVSLKVGDEVSFESVVRQLADAAYARVDMVTHRGEFAVRGGILDVFPPTEDHPVRIDFFGDEVDQMRWFAVADQRSLSGENVKHPSALYAPPCRELLITPDVMSRAAKLKSQMPAAADMLEKIAGGIAVEGMESLAPVLVDAMVPFLGELPEGSLAVVIEPEKVRARAHDLEATNAEFLAAAWATASDGGDAPLDLALQGDLDEASFRSLADTRTTALDRKVSWWSITSFNPDDETVLDVDSLTVSAREPRGYQGDVAEMMEFIGGRVRDQWRVVVATEGPGPAQRLAELFHDNDIPATRVDSLEDGPTPGIIEITTASAGKGFVFDGLKLGLLTEADLLGRTSAAGTRDMRKMPSKRRNAVDPLQLTAGDFVVHEQHGVGKFVELLQRSSGAGPTKTMREYLVLEYAPSKRGAPGDRLFVPTDQLDQVTRYVGGDAPALSKMGGSDWANTKNKARKAVKEIAGELIRLYSARMASRGHAFAPDTPWQRELEEAFPYIETPDQLTTINEVKKDMEREIPMDRLVSGDVGYGKTEIAVRAAFKAVQDGKQVALLVPTTLLSQQHYETFSERFSGFPIRVKALSRFQTAKESKETIEGVKNGAVDVVIGTHRLLSKEVDFKDLGLVIVDEEQRFGVEHKEALKKMRTNVDVLAMSATPIPRTLEMSLTGIRETSTLATPPEERHPVLTYVGPYTDKQASAAIRRELMREGQVFFVHNRVSSIDATAAHIRELVPEARVEVAHGRMSESKLEQIIVDFWEKRFDVLVCTTIIETGLDISNANTLIVDRADNYGLSQLHQLRGRVGRGRERAYAYFLYPAEKPLGEVALERLKAVASHNELGAGMQLALKDLEIRGAGNLLGGEQSGHIQGVGFDLYIRLVGEAVADYRGEAEEKAAEMKIELPVNAHLPHDYVPGERLRLEAYRKLASATTLEGIDEVVEELTDRYGEPPLPVQNLVAVARFRVGAREVGLTDVALQGNFIKFAPASLPESKTMRLNRMYPGSQVKPNLDFILIPKPKTSRIGGRDLADQAVLEWAQGVIDAVFKG; this comes from the coding sequence ATGAGCCTGAACGGACTGCGGACTGCCCTCGCTGAAGACAAGTCCTTCGAGCGGGTACGGCTCTACGCGTCCCGGCCGGCGGGGGAGCGCAGCGAGGATCTGCAGATCGGCGCGCCTCCCGGCCTGCGTGCCGCGCTGCTGGCGGAGATGGTCGAGGGGCAGGAATCCGGCGTCGTTCTCGCGGTCACCGCCACCGGGCGCGAGACCGAGGATCTGGCCACGGCGCTGCGCTGCTACCTGCCGGCTGAGTCCATCGAGGAGTTCCCCAGCTGGGAGACGCTCCCGCACGAGCGGCTTTCCCCGCGCTCGGACACGGTGGGCCGGCGCCTGTCCGTGCTGCGCCGGCTCAAGTACGACGACGCCGCCAGCCCGCTCCGTGTGGTCATCGCACCGGTTCGCGCGGTGCTGCAGCCGCTGGTCAAGGGCCTGGGCGAGCTGAAGCCCGTGTCTCTCAAGGTGGGGGACGAAGTGTCCTTCGAATCCGTGGTCCGGCAGCTGGCCGATGCTGCCTACGCGCGCGTGGACATGGTCACGCACCGCGGCGAGTTCGCGGTGCGAGGCGGCATCCTCGATGTCTTCCCGCCCACCGAGGACCATCCGGTGCGCATCGATTTCTTCGGCGACGAGGTGGACCAGATGCGCTGGTTCGCGGTGGCGGACCAGCGCAGCCTCTCGGGCGAGAACGTCAAGCACCCTAGCGCGCTGTACGCCCCGCCGTGCCGCGAGCTGCTGATCACCCCGGATGTGATGAGCCGGGCGGCGAAGCTGAAGTCCCAGATGCCGGCCGCGGCAGACATGCTGGAGAAGATTGCCGGCGGCATTGCGGTTGAGGGCATGGAGTCGCTGGCCCCGGTGCTGGTGGACGCCATGGTCCCGTTCCTCGGCGAGCTGCCGGAAGGTTCCCTCGCCGTCGTGATTGAGCCGGAAAAGGTGCGCGCCCGCGCCCACGACCTGGAAGCGACCAACGCGGAGTTCCTCGCCGCGGCGTGGGCCACCGCGTCCGACGGCGGCGACGCGCCGTTGGACCTGGCGCTGCAGGGGGACCTGGACGAGGCGAGCTTCCGCTCCTTGGCGGACACCCGCACCACCGCGCTGGACCGCAAGGTCTCCTGGTGGTCCATCACCTCCTTCAACCCGGACGATGAAACCGTGCTGGACGTGGACTCGCTGACCGTCAGCGCGCGCGAACCCCGCGGCTACCAGGGCGACGTGGCGGAAATGATGGAGTTCATCGGCGGCCGCGTCCGCGACCAGTGGCGCGTCGTCGTCGCAACCGAAGGTCCCGGCCCCGCGCAGCGCCTCGCCGAACTCTTCCACGACAATGACATCCCCGCCACCCGCGTCGACTCCCTCGAGGACGGCCCGACTCCGGGCATCATCGAAATTACGACGGCGAGTGCGGGCAAGGGATTCGTCTTCGATGGGTTGAAACTCGGCCTGCTCACCGAGGCGGACCTGCTGGGCCGGACTTCCGCCGCCGGCACCCGCGACATGCGCAAGATGCCCTCGAAGCGCCGCAACGCCGTCGATCCTCTGCAGCTGACCGCGGGTGACTTTGTGGTGCACGAGCAGCACGGCGTGGGCAAGTTCGTGGAGCTGCTGCAGCGCTCCTCAGGGGCCGGACCGACCAAGACGATGCGCGAATACCTGGTGCTGGAGTACGCGCCGTCCAAGCGCGGGGCGCCGGGAGACCGGCTGTTTGTGCCCACGGACCAGCTGGACCAGGTCACCCGGTACGTCGGTGGAGACGCCCCCGCGCTGTCCAAGATGGGCGGCTCGGACTGGGCGAACACCAAGAATAAAGCGCGCAAGGCGGTCAAGGAGATCGCCGGCGAGCTCATCCGGCTGTACTCGGCGCGGATGGCCTCGCGCGGGCACGCCTTCGCCCCGGACACCCCGTGGCAGCGCGAGCTGGAGGAGGCGTTCCCATACATCGAGACGCCGGACCAGCTGACCACCATCAACGAGGTCAAGAAGGACATGGAGCGCGAGATTCCCATGGACCGCCTGGTCTCCGGCGACGTGGGCTACGGCAAGACCGAGATCGCCGTGCGCGCCGCATTCAAGGCGGTCCAGGACGGCAAGCAGGTGGCGCTGCTGGTGCCCACCACCCTGCTCTCGCAGCAGCACTACGAGACCTTCTCCGAGCGGTTCAGCGGCTTCCCCATCCGGGTCAAGGCGCTCTCCCGCTTCCAGACCGCCAAGGAATCCAAGGAGACCATCGAGGGCGTGAAGAACGGCGCCGTGGACGTGGTCATCGGCACGCACCGGCTGCTCTCCAAAGAAGTGGACTTCAAGGATCTCGGCCTGGTCATCGTGGACGAGGAGCAGCGCTTCGGCGTGGAGCACAAGGAGGCGCTGAAAAAGATGCGCACCAATGTGGACGTCCTAGCCATGAGTGCGACGCCGATTCCGCGTACCTTGGAGATGTCGCTGACCGGGATCCGCGAGACTTCTACCTTGGCCACGCCGCCGGAAGAGCGGCACCCGGTCCTGACGTACGTGGGCCCGTACACGGACAAGCAGGCCTCCGCGGCGATCCGGCGCGAGCTAATGCGCGAGGGCCAGGTGTTCTTCGTGCACAACCGCGTCTCCTCGATCGACGCGACGGCCGCGCACATCCGCGAGCTGGTCCCCGAGGCCCGGGTGGAAGTGGCGCACGGACGGATGAGCGAATCCAAGCTCGAGCAGATCATCGTGGACTTCTGGGAGAAGCGCTTCGACGTGCTGGTCTGCACCACCATCATCGAAACCGGCCTGGACATCTCCAACGCCAACACCTTGATCGTGGACCGGGCGGACAACTACGGCCTGTCCCAGCTGCACCAGCTGCGCGGCCGCGTTGGCCGTGGCCGCGAGCGGGCCTACGCCTACTTCCTCTACCCGGCGGAGAAGCCGCTGGGCGAGGTGGCACTGGAACGGCTCAAGGCCGTGGCCTCGCATAACGAGCTGGGCGCCGGCATGCAGTTGGCTCTGAAGGACCTCGAGATCCGCGGCGCCGGCAACCTGCTCGGCGGCGAACAGTCCGGGCACATCCAGGGCGTCGGGTTCGACCTGTACATCAGGCTGGTCGGCGAGGCCGTGGCGGACTACCGCGGTGAAGCCGAAGAGAAGGCCGCCGAGATGAAGATCGAACTGCCCGTCAATGCCCACCTCCCGCACGACTACGTCCCGGGGGAGCGGCTGCGCCTCGAGGCTTACCGAAAGCTTGCGTCAGCCACGACGCTTGAGGGGATCGACGAGGTGGTCGAGGAATTGACCGACCGCTACGGCGAACCGCCCCTGCCCGTGCAGAACCTCGTTGCCGTGGCACGGTTCCGTGTGGGTGCCCGCGAGGTCGGCCTGACCGACGTGGCGCTGCAGGGCAACTTCATCAAGTTCGCCCCGGCCTCCCTGCCCGAGTCCAAGACCATGCGCCTGAACCGCATGTACCCCGGCTCGCAGGTCAAACCCAACCTCGACTTCATCCTCATCCCCAAGCCGAAAACCTCCCGCATCGGCGGCCGCGACCTCGCCGACCAGGCCGTCCTCGAATGGGCCCAAGGAGTCATCGACGCCGTGTTCAAGGGGTAG
- a CDS encoding PGPGW domain-containing protein: protein MALGIAGLVLPGPGLFTIAGGLAVLSRHYPWATHLLERVRFRGLK from the coding sequence ATGGCGTTGGGAATCGCCGGTCTCGTGCTGCCGGGGCCGGGACTGTTCACCATCGCGGGCGGCCTGGCTGTGTTGTCACGGCACTATCCTTGGGCTACGCATCTGCTCGAACGGGTCAGATTCCGGGGCCTGAAGTAA
- a CDS encoding glycosyltransferase produces the protein MSGPTITAIVPAYNEEEGIGETLEALLNQSEPFDEIIVANDASTDRTREISLAYGVTVVTPPQNLGSKARAQNFALPFCKTDLVLPVDADTVLAPDYVSLIKEPFADPEVVIAAGCVLTKNSRTMTERGRTIEYMFGFHWHRPIQNAANSPVVCSGCDSAFRRKDLVDFGGFPERTIVEDMDYTWSQQIAGKRAVYVGDAVAYAADPDTMKYLRKQVWRWMAGFFQNVRIHSRELLQKKRMLALWVFLAVWEILTVPLWYVMPLIWLFVFQWTPIVAGAWFFGAEFALLMPPLIYASIRRKISFWHVLMCIPALYVVKAVNFTYAWKALIVELVLFPLGLSKGLHDYEKGRADTPTSDRTAEPLQTVAGARVSASSPGLPARAVGAPDTPAVNPEGIANEGYYQGIQSSPKRLMRASKHSSRRVTGQT, from the coding sequence ATGAGCGGCCCAACAATTACTGCGATCGTTCCTGCCTACAACGAAGAGGAAGGTATCGGCGAAACATTAGAAGCATTGTTGAATCAGTCCGAACCTTTTGACGAAATTATCGTGGCTAATGATGCATCCACTGATCGAACGCGTGAGATCTCTTTGGCATATGGCGTGACTGTGGTGACACCGCCGCAAAACCTTGGCAGTAAGGCTCGCGCACAAAACTTCGCTCTCCCCTTCTGCAAGACCGACCTGGTCCTGCCCGTTGATGCAGATACTGTGCTTGCACCTGACTATGTATCGCTCATCAAGGAACCGTTTGCTGATCCGGAAGTGGTCATCGCTGCAGGCTGCGTCTTGACCAAAAACTCCCGCACAATGACCGAGCGCGGCCGCACAATCGAGTACATGTTTGGCTTTCACTGGCATCGGCCTATCCAAAACGCCGCGAACTCTCCTGTTGTTTGCTCGGGATGCGATTCAGCATTCCGACGCAAGGATTTAGTCGACTTCGGAGGCTTCCCCGAGCGGACGATAGTGGAGGATATGGACTACACCTGGAGCCAACAGATCGCCGGGAAACGGGCGGTGTATGTAGGCGATGCTGTGGCTTACGCTGCAGACCCTGACACGATGAAGTATTTGCGCAAGCAGGTGTGGCGATGGATGGCAGGCTTTTTCCAGAACGTCCGAATTCACAGTAGGGAACTTTTGCAGAAAAAGCGCATGCTCGCGTTGTGGGTTTTTCTCGCAGTCTGGGAGATATTGACTGTTCCATTGTGGTATGTTATGCCGTTGATATGGCTCTTCGTGTTCCAGTGGACGCCAATTGTCGCCGGTGCTTGGTTCTTCGGTGCGGAGTTCGCGCTTCTAATGCCGCCATTAATCTACGCTTCCATACGTCGAAAAATCTCGTTCTGGCATGTACTTATGTGCATACCGGCGCTCTATGTGGTCAAAGCAGTGAACTTCACCTACGCATGGAAGGCACTGATCGTGGAACTCGTGCTGTTTCCGCTTGGCCTAAGCAAAGGCCTGCACGATTACGAGAAGGGCCGGGCGGATACACCGACTTCAGACAGAACGGCTGAACCGCTGCAGACTGTCGCTGGGGCCAGAGTCTCTGCAAGCTCTCCCGGCCTACCGGCAAGAGCAGTTGGCGCCCCTGATACACCGGCTGTTAATCCGGAGGGTATCGCAAACGAAGGCTACTATCAGGGTATTCAAAGCAGTCCCAAGCGTTTGATGCGCGCGTCCAAGCATTCCTCAAGGAGGGTCACGGGTCAGACCTAA
- a CDS encoding alpha/beta fold hydrolase: protein MGEHVQVGSHKIWTEQVGTGPDVLLIGGLGDTVESWRFQLDRLTDRYRLTAFDSPGGGRTAMLGGKLTVEMLADDTARLLRTLGIPIAHVAGFSEGSIIAQELAIRHPELVRSLILQSTWLVPDICLRTFDRCVRWMVETAPGEREFLEALYLYLYTARAHNDGTVERIIGDVLNFPHKHGAAEMLTFLEAIANRDAADRLHMITAPTLVLAGGADRVTRPKLGREVAGRIRGARFEVMSEEGHQPFQEACEKWNARVDAFWRQVGNDASTPAVHGLGAADKEAEVTRLMAERYGQPFTLEAEAQSSSSIDSDGGGQVVDRRAAVPDHGRVGDVSKAVAAAGDPA, encoded by the coding sequence ATGGGCGAGCATGTGCAGGTTGGAAGCCACAAGATCTGGACCGAGCAGGTCGGCACAGGGCCGGACGTGCTCTTGATCGGTGGTTTAGGGGACACCGTTGAGTCCTGGCGGTTCCAGCTGGACCGGTTGACCGACCGCTACCGACTAACCGCATTCGATAGCCCCGGCGGAGGCAGGACAGCGATGCTGGGCGGCAAGCTAACCGTGGAAATGCTGGCCGATGACACCGCAAGATTGCTCCGTACGCTGGGCATTCCAATTGCTCACGTTGCAGGTTTTTCCGAGGGCAGCATCATCGCCCAGGAGCTGGCCATCCGGCACCCGGAGTTGGTCCGCAGTCTCATTCTGCAGAGTACGTGGCTTGTACCTGACATTTGTCTGCGGACTTTTGACCGGTGTGTACGCTGGATGGTTGAGACGGCCCCGGGCGAGCGGGAATTTCTAGAAGCGCTTTACTTATATCTCTATACGGCGAGGGCGCACAATGACGGCACCGTGGAACGGATCATTGGCGACGTACTCAATTTTCCCCACAAGCATGGGGCAGCTGAGATGTTGACTTTCCTCGAAGCCATCGCCAATCGTGACGCCGCGGATCGACTTCATATGATCACTGCGCCCACGCTGGTACTGGCGGGCGGTGCCGACAGAGTCACTAGACCGAAGCTCGGACGCGAAGTCGCCGGCAGGATCCGCGGTGCGCGGTTTGAAGTCATGTCGGAAGAAGGGCACCAACCCTTTCAAGAAGCCTGTGAAAAGTGGAACGCCCGAGTGGATGCCTTCTGGCGTCAGGTCGGCAACGACGCTTCTACACCAGCCGTTCATGGCCTTGGCGCTGCCGACAAGGAAGCAGAGGTAACTCGATTAATGGCCGAACGTTACGGGCAACCTTTCACTTTAGAAGCAGAGGCACAAAGCTCCAGTTCCATTGACAGCGATGGTGGAGGGCAGGTTGTTGACCGCCGTGCTGCAGTTCCAGACCATGGCCGGGTTGGTGACGTTTCGAAGGCCGTTGCCGCCGCTGGCGATCCTGCGTGA
- a CDS encoding PucR family transcriptional regulator, whose product MTSVPGTNLEGLSCGPAHTPGNVHVVATLAKTPDSIDLSDLLQVLERSGLLVRSYGNAPKLSLTSPALYDSLAPLEGFRGEILLGIGLHPADPRTNDVVRSAASAGFGAVVLKQLSQNIDELVDTAVEAGIALLVVDDAVGWRQLYALLESALSTAAETSRSPSPLGAGDLFALANAIAAMVGGATTIENLQEQVLAYSALPDQPIDEDRRNGILGRQVPYLPENAEQYASVFQSRGAVHIKGIGTALDRLAIAVRAGNQPLGSIWVVDADGDLDSDAEQALERAADIAALHMLRARSANDLARQQRAELLRRLLEGGDDVQLIAEQLGLKPSGPFVVAAFQPELRQTDEISLLRIVDLVTTQCESYRQGAHCVLIGTTIYALFTDAAASALNSIETLARRLIERSAATLPVRLRASTGSATATVAGISRSRHDADLVLLMLASGRSVGAYASAQEVRSRLTLLELAAQFRKTPRLMSPAATRMLEFDAKSGTEYATTLRTYLDFSRDSAKTAAALSLHQNTLRYRLRRLSELFGIDLDQPEDTLVLWLSLHLHELL is encoded by the coding sequence ATGACTTCAGTGCCCGGCACCAACCTTGAGGGTTTGTCTTGTGGCCCAGCACATACCCCAGGTAATGTGCACGTGGTGGCCACCCTCGCGAAAACCCCGGACAGCATCGACTTGTCCGACCTCCTGCAAGTATTGGAGCGTTCCGGGCTGCTAGTCCGTTCGTACGGCAACGCCCCCAAGTTGTCCCTAACCAGCCCGGCTCTCTACGATTCGCTCGCACCCCTCGAAGGATTCCGTGGAGAAATCCTGCTTGGGATCGGCCTCCATCCCGCAGATCCAAGAACTAACGACGTCGTCCGGAGCGCCGCGAGCGCTGGTTTCGGCGCCGTCGTCTTGAAGCAGCTCTCCCAGAACATCGACGAACTCGTCGATACTGCCGTCGAAGCCGGCATCGCGCTGCTGGTGGTGGACGACGCCGTCGGCTGGCGGCAGCTCTACGCCCTCCTGGAATCGGCGCTGAGTACCGCGGCAGAAACCAGCAGGTCGCCCTCGCCGTTGGGGGCAGGTGACCTGTTTGCCTTGGCCAATGCCATCGCAGCCATGGTCGGCGGCGCCACCACCATCGAAAATCTCCAGGAACAGGTACTGGCCTACTCGGCCCTCCCCGACCAGCCCATCGACGAGGACCGACGGAACGGAATCCTGGGGCGACAAGTTCCCTACCTGCCGGAAAACGCCGAGCAGTACGCCTCCGTGTTCCAATCTCGCGGCGCAGTGCATATCAAGGGGATCGGCACCGCATTGGACCGTTTGGCTATCGCCGTCCGGGCAGGGAATCAACCGCTGGGTTCCATCTGGGTTGTCGACGCTGACGGAGACCTGGATTCCGACGCGGAGCAGGCACTGGAGCGCGCCGCCGATATCGCCGCCCTGCACATGTTGCGTGCCCGCAGCGCCAACGATCTCGCCCGGCAGCAACGGGCAGAACTCCTCCGCCGGCTCCTCGAAGGCGGCGACGACGTCCAACTCATTGCGGAACAGCTCGGGCTGAAGCCGTCTGGCCCCTTCGTCGTCGCCGCTTTCCAACCGGAACTCAGGCAAACCGACGAAATCTCCCTGCTCCGCATCGTAGACCTTGTCACCACACAATGTGAGTCCTACCGGCAAGGCGCCCACTGCGTACTCATCGGCACCACCATCTACGCCCTTTTCACCGACGCCGCTGCCTCAGCCCTCAACTCCATCGAGACTCTGGCACGCCGGCTGATTGAGCGGTCCGCCGCCACCCTGCCGGTCCGGCTTCGGGCGTCGACCGGCTCTGCGACGGCGACCGTCGCTGGCATCAGCCGTTCACGGCATGACGCAGACCTCGTCCTGTTGATGCTCGCTTCAGGCCGTAGCGTCGGTGCCTACGCCAGCGCCCAGGAAGTACGCAGCCGCCTGACCCTACTTGAGCTCGCGGCACAGTTCCGGAAAACCCCGCGTCTCATGTCCCCGGCCGCAACGAGGATGCTGGAGTTCGATGCCAAATCCGGCACCGAGTACGCCACGACGCTGCGTACCTACCTCGATTTCTCCCGTGACTCCGCCAAAACTGCCGCCGCGCTTTCGCTGCACCAGAACACCCTGCGCTATCGTCTACGGCGCCTCAGCGAACTTTTTGGCATCGACCTGGACCAGCCCGAAGACACCCTGGTTCTATGGCTCAGCCTGCACCTGCACGAGTTGCTCTGA
- a CDS encoding ABC transporter substrate-binding protein, which yields MRHKNRAVSVRHVLGVASLSLLVGLTGCAGGAAPAAEPQPISTANIDPAAAAALPEEYKSAGVIKVASDIPYPPLEMFDENQQLTGLDYDLAQAMGAKLGVRLELQTQAFDSIIPSLQSGKNDIIMSGMNDTVERQETLDFVDYLHAGFSILVPEGNPESITTVLDLCGKNVAVQKATVQGEILRSYDQQCKDKGSEPVNVAELPLETDVQTAVRSGKASADVVDSAVAAYAAKTAGDGKIFDIVKDPANPAGYNPVYTGIGILKEDKELSQAILAALEAVIADGTYDEILAKYDLSDYTVKETGLNLGGTKP from the coding sequence ATGCGCCACAAAAATCGAGCAGTTTCCGTGCGCCACGTCCTCGGCGTCGCAAGCCTGAGCCTCCTCGTCGGACTCACCGGGTGTGCAGGAGGAGCCGCGCCGGCCGCGGAGCCGCAGCCAATCTCCACGGCCAACATCGACCCCGCCGCCGCAGCGGCCCTGCCGGAGGAATACAAATCGGCCGGAGTGATAAAGGTGGCATCGGACATTCCCTATCCGCCGCTGGAGATGTTCGATGAAAACCAGCAACTCACGGGCCTGGACTACGACCTTGCCCAGGCGATGGGCGCCAAGCTCGGCGTGCGGCTGGAACTGCAGACGCAGGCGTTCGACAGCATCATTCCGTCCCTGCAGTCCGGCAAGAACGACATCATCATGTCCGGCATGAACGACACGGTTGAGCGGCAGGAGACCCTGGACTTCGTGGATTACCTCCACGCCGGATTCTCCATCCTGGTCCCGGAGGGCAATCCGGAGAGCATCACCACCGTTCTCGATCTATGTGGCAAGAACGTGGCCGTGCAGAAGGCGACAGTGCAGGGGGAGATCCTCCGCAGCTACGACCAGCAGTGCAAGGACAAGGGCTCCGAGCCTGTGAACGTTGCCGAGCTCCCCCTGGAAACCGATGTGCAGACAGCCGTCCGCTCCGGCAAGGCCTCCGCCGACGTCGTCGATTCAGCGGTGGCAGCCTATGCCGCGAAGACCGCTGGGGACGGCAAGATCTTCGACATCGTGAAGGACCCCGCGAATCCGGCCGGCTACAACCCCGTCTACACCGGGATCGGCATCCTCAAGGAGGACAAGGAACTGAGCCAGGCCATCCTCGCAGCCCTCGAGGCGGTCATCGCCGACGGCACCTATGACGAGATCCTGGCGAAGTACGACCTGTCCGATTACACGGTAAAGGAAACCGGGCTCAACTTGGGCGGAACCAAACCATGA
- a CDS encoding amino acid ABC transporter permease, which produces MSTLPTPHVGETGNTTASTADDVVAVPLRHPWRWIVAGALALGFVALFSSLWTNPNIDHATIGSYVFHPRILSGIGLTLVVTVVSMLVSTVLGVLLAVMRLSKNPVMNAFAWFYVWVFRGTPLLIQIVFWGYLGLLYSQISLGVPFTDFTVFSVDTNTLVPAFTAGLLAMTLNQAAYSAEIIRGGLVSVDAGQHEAAASLGMSPAFTLFRVVLPQAMRVIIPPMGNETISMLKNTSLLSVIAVLELYTVATQISSQNLRQVELLVVVSCWYLFLTSVLSVPQYYLERHYGRGNARQAGPTPLGRIVSSFRKGKQPESKGPVND; this is translated from the coding sequence GTGAGCACCCTCCCCACCCCGCATGTTGGAGAAACGGGGAACACCACCGCCAGCACAGCTGACGACGTCGTCGCTGTTCCGTTGCGGCATCCGTGGCGGTGGATCGTTGCGGGGGCACTGGCCCTGGGGTTTGTCGCCCTCTTCTCGTCCCTGTGGACCAACCCCAATATCGACCACGCCACCATCGGCAGCTACGTTTTCCACCCGCGGATCCTCAGCGGAATCGGCCTCACCCTGGTGGTGACCGTTGTTTCCATGCTCGTCTCCACGGTCCTCGGCGTGCTGCTGGCGGTGATGCGCCTGTCGAAGAACCCGGTGATGAATGCCTTCGCCTGGTTCTACGTCTGGGTATTCCGCGGTACCCCGCTGCTGATCCAGATCGTCTTTTGGGGATACCTGGGGCTGCTGTATTCGCAGATATCCCTGGGCGTCCCGTTCACGGACTTCACGGTGTTCTCGGTAGACACCAACACGCTGGTACCGGCATTCACCGCCGGGCTGCTGGCCATGACTCTGAACCAGGCGGCGTATTCGGCGGAGATCATCCGGGGCGGGCTGGTTTCGGTGGATGCGGGCCAGCATGAGGCCGCGGCCTCGCTCGGAATGTCTCCGGCATTCACCCTCTTCCGGGTGGTGCTGCCTCAGGCGATGCGCGTGATCATTCCGCCGATGGGCAACGAAACCATCTCGATGCTGAAGAACACGTCCCTGCTGTCCGTCATCGCGGTTCTTGAGCTCTACACCGTGGCCACCCAGATCTCCTCGCAAAACCTCCGCCAGGTGGAACTGCTCGTCGTCGTTAGTTGCTGGTACTTGTTCCTGACCTCGGTGCTGTCCGTGCCGCAGTACTACCTGGAACGGCACTATGGCCGTGGGAATGCGCGCCAAGCGGGCCCCACGCCGTTGGGCCGGATTGTGTCCTCGTTCCGCAAAGGCAAGCAGCCAGAATCGAAAGGACCGGTCAATGACTGA
- a CDS encoding amino acid ABC transporter ATP-binding protein, translated as MPGSAATTPLLVASNVRKQYGSVEVLKGISLTVNAGEVMCLLGPSGSGKSTFLRCINHLERIDGGRISVAGELIGYAQRQERVFEMNPREVARQRRSIGMVFQRFNLFPHMSALENIWAAPVGVKKVPKQQALKRGMELLDRVGLAHLAKAYPAQLSGGQQQRVAIARALAMDPQLLLFDEPTSALDPELVGDVLDVMRTLAADGMTMIVVTHEIGFARSAADNVVFMDGGVVVESGAPAAVLDNPQHPRTIAFLDSVM; from the coding sequence ATGCCCGGCTCCGCGGCGACGACACCGCTGCTGGTCGCAAGCAACGTCCGCAAGCAGTACGGCAGCGTGGAGGTGCTGAAAGGCATCTCGCTGACCGTCAACGCCGGCGAGGTCATGTGCCTCCTGGGCCCCTCCGGCTCGGGCAAGTCCACGTTCCTGCGCTGCATCAACCATCTGGAAAGGATCGACGGCGGACGCATCTCCGTGGCCGGCGAACTGATCGGCTACGCCCAGCGCCAGGAGCGGGTTTTCGAAATGAATCCGCGTGAAGTCGCCCGGCAACGCCGCAGCATCGGCATGGTGTTCCAGCGCTTCAACCTGTTCCCGCACATGAGCGCCCTTGAGAACATCTGGGCCGCTCCCGTGGGAGTGAAGAAGGTGCCGAAGCAGCAGGCGCTCAAGCGCGGAATGGAGTTGCTGGACCGGGTGGGTCTGGCGCACCTGGCAAAGGCGTATCCGGCGCAGCTTTCTGGCGGCCAGCAGCAGCGGGTCGCGATTGCCCGGGCGCTTGCCATGGACCCCCAGCTGTTGCTGTTCGACGAGCCAACGAGCGCACTGGACCCAGAGCTTGTCGGCGATGTCCTCGACGTGATGCGGACACTCGCCGCCGACGGGATGACCATGATTGTGGTTACCCATGAGATCGGTTTCGCCCGCAGCGCCGCGGACAATGTCGTCTTTATGGATGGCGGCGTGGTGGTGGAATCGGGTGCGCCGGCAGCGGTGTTGGATAACCCGCAGCATCCGCGGACCATCGCGTTCCTCGACAGCGTCATGTAG